The genomic DNA TGCCAAAATAATCACCAATAAAGACTTGGGGATTCATACCTCGGGCCATGGGAAACAAGAAGATCTTAAATTGATGATTCGGCTCATGAAACCGCGCTATCTCATTCCCGAACATGGAGATTTTTACATGAGAACCGCACATAAAGAATTGGGAAGGCAATCCTCTATTCCGGAATCCAATATTTTAATTTTGGACAACGGAGTGGTGACCGAGCTTCGTAAAACAGGAGAACTGGTAAAAACCAAAGAAAAGGTGCCGGCCGGTTATGTGATGGTGGAAGGCCCCGATCGTTCAGAGGTGGCGAGTCACATTTTAATGGATCGTCAATTGATGGCTGAAAATGGAGCGGTGGTGGTTTTGTTCCAAGTCCAAGCCAAGACATTCAGATTGAGAGGAAAGCCTTCAGTGGAAAGTCGTGGTTTTGTTTTTTTCGATCTAAAAAATAAAGTGACGGATGAAATTAAAAAGACCGGCGAACGTGCCTTTGCTCAATTTTTCAAAGCCAATCCTCGTAAGATTAACAAAGATGCACTGGTGGTGTATTTGGCTCAAACTATTGATCGCGCCTTAGTGAGAATGCTGGATAAAAAACCCTTGGTTTTGCCCATTTTGGTGGAAATTTAGTTTTTAAACAATAAATGAAAACGCCTTAAATAATGATTTAGGGCGTTTTTTTATATAAAAGTTTCTTATCTTGTTCTTTGTTTGTGCAAAAGTTTATTAAATTTGTTTTAAAAGTTTTGAACGAAATTTTTTAATTTATATTAATTGAGAGCCTGAACTTAGAGGCACCCTAAGTAAGTTTTGCACAATGTTTGCGTAGGTTTTGCACAAAAAATACCGCGTTTTCATGAATTAAAATTGGGTTCATTTCGTTTATGGCTCATACAGGCCATATTTTGACTTTAAAGTTTTCAAGGATTTTGATTTAAAAATAAGAATTAAGTCTGTGTTTTTAGGTTTATATTAAATATATAATGGTTTTTAAGGGTAAAGGGGTGTTGATAAAATGTGTTCAATACTGTGTGTTTTTATTCTGTTATTTGATGGGGTTTTAAATTTTTTAATTTGAATTTTATTTATTTTAAGATTTTTCATAAAAATCAAACCCTCTTCTATTTCTAGTTTTATTTAATTAAATTCTTATTTTATTGTTTTTTAGAGAACAAACTTTATAATGTACATGTTTTCTTTTTAATTTTATCTCTCAACAAAACGGACCCATGAAAGTTCTTTGCACCCAAAAAAATTTGGCTTTCGCCTTAAATCTTGTGAATCGGGCGGTTAATCCCAATACCACCTTACCGGTTTTGAATAATATTTTAATCAAGGCCGAAAGTAAAAAATTGTATTTTTCAACCACCAACATGGAGGTGGCAATGACGTATTTTATCGATGCCGAAGTTTTAAATGAGGGCGCAATCACCATTCCCTCCAAACTTATCACAAACTATGTTTCTCTTTTGAAAGACGAAGAAGTGGAACTTAAGATTGAGGAAGGGTTTAATCTTTCCATAAAAACCCCCTTTTCTTACACCAAAATTAAAGGAATTAATTCAAGTGAATTTCCCGTTATTCCCGAAATAGGAAAAGGAGAAACCTTTAGTTTAGAATCTAAGGTTTTTGAAGAATCTATCAATCAAACTGTTTTTGCCGCTTCTACTAATATTTCTCGTCCTGTTTTAACCGGTATTTTGTTCCGAGCGGAAAAGAAAAAATTATACATGGTGGCCACCGACAGCTATCGTTTGGCTGAAAAAATTGTTTTTTTAAAAAAAGAAATAGACAATAATTTTGATTATATTATTCCCTCCAGAACGCTGGCCGAGCTTGGAAAAATCCTCGGATTTTTCGGAGAAACAGAAGTGGAATGTCAGGTTACTAAGAACCAAATTCAATTTTCGGTGCAAAATTTAAAAATTCTTTCCCGCTTAATTGAAGGGAATTTTCCGGATTATCAACGTATTATTCCCACCACTTCAAAGACGAATATTAAAGCCAATGTTCAAGATTTGATTTTAGCGGTAAAAAAAGTGAGCCTCTTTGTACAAGAAACAAATAATAATATTAAGGTTAGTGTAACCAATAACGGGAAATTGATTGTTTCAACCGATGAAACCCAAATTGGGGAAGGAACCGCGGAAATAGATGTTGAAATTGAAGGCGAAAACAATAAAATCGCTCTCAATGCGCAATATTTATTGGAAATGTTGTCTCATACCAAAACCGAAAAAATTCATCTCCATATTGACAACAAACTGGCTCCCGTTAAAATAACCTCACCTCAAAAAGAGGTGGATTACATCCATATTATTATGCCGTTAAAACTGTAATTTTTTAATCTTTAGCTTTTAGAGGTTTGAAATTTTCGCACCCGAGAAACCAAGAGGTCCTCGATCTTTTTGGAGAACATCGTTATGTTACATTGTCCGGCGGAGGAAATTTTTCCTCCAAAAGTTTTGTTGTGTCGGATGTCTTGGATCAATACCCGGATTTAAATAAATTGGTTTGGGTCGTGAATGATTTTGGCGAACAAGAGGCGGTGGCGCGCGCGTTGCATGACTGGTCTGCGCTGGAGGTGGAAATTTTAGAAGACGAAGGGACTTACCCTTCTTTAATTCGTGTTATTTCTTCTCTTCAAGATCCGCATAGAAAAGTGGCGGTGATTTTAACTTCCGCTCGTTTATTAAAATTATTCCCCGATCATCATCAAATTGAACAAACCATTCAACGATTAAAAGTTGGAGACGAGATTTCTCCGGTGAATTTATTTGAATCCTTGATTGAGTCCGGTTACGAGGTTTCTGAAGATTCTTATTTGGAGCCCGGATTTTATCTTCGACACGGAGACGTTTTAGATGTTTTTCCTATCAATTCAAAACATCCTTATCGGGTGGAATTTGATTTTGAAACTATTTTGGCGATTTATGCTTACGATCAAACCACGCAAACAAAAATTCATGAAACTAAATCCGTGGCCATTTATCCGTTAAAAACATTGGAAGCCAAATCTTTGTTGTGGGATTTTTTGGGTGCGGGGACTCTTTTTGTGGAAGATGAATTGGATTTAAATGAGGGATCCTATGAGTCGGTGAGTGCCATGATTAAAAAGCGTCCCAATGATGTGGGGTATCTTTTGTTCACTTCTTTTTTAGAAGAAGATAATTATCATCATTATTTGCATTATTTATCGGTGCTTAAATATCAAAACAAACTCGATTTTATCGAGAATATGAAAGAGAAAATGTACGAAAAATGGCGCGTGTATTTGTTCACTAAAAATAAAGAGGAATTAAAAAGTTTATTTGCGGATCGCAATATTTCAATTTTAGACGATCCTTCCAAGGCGGAAGAAGGAGAAAAGGCTGTAGTGTTTTTTGAGTTGGGAAAAGATCAGCCGTTCCCGCATGCATTCCAAAATCCACACTTAAAATTTGCGTTATTGACGGATCGTGAGATTTTGGGGTTAAGGGATACCTCACATAAAGATCCGTCTCAGCATGCGGTGTATTTGGATTTTTTGACCGGGCTGAAAATGGGAGATTATGTGGTGCATTCGGACCACGGCATTGCGTTGTTTCGAGGGTTGGATAAAAGGACCATCGATGAGGTGACTCGTGAATATTTAAGGCTTGATTATGCGGAAAACGATCGATTGTTTGTGCCTATTGATCAAGCGGATAAGGTGAGTAAGTTTATCGGATCAGGGGATCAACCTCCGCGATTGACGCGATTGGGGTCTTCGGAATGGGTGACGATTACGAATAAAGTGAAAAAAGAAACTCAAAAAATTGCAAAAGAATTGTTGAAATTGTATGCCGAACGTTTGTCCGCAAAAGGACATCCGTTTAAGGCGGACAACGACACGCAACACTTGTTCGAAGAGGCTTTCCCTTATGAAGAAACTCCGGGCCAACTTAAGGCGATTCGAGATGTAAAACATGATATGGAGCTCCCAAAACCTATGGATCGATTGGTGTGCGGGGATGTGGGGTTCGGTAAAACCGAGGTGGCGATGCGCGCCGCGTTTAAGGCGGTTCAAAATAAAAAACAAGTGGCCGTGGTTTCTCCGATTACCATTTTGGCGGACCAGCATTATAAATCATTCGTAAAACGCATGGAGGGATTTCATGTTCGAGTGGAAATGATGAGTCGGTTTAGAACTCAATCCGAACAGCGAAAAATTTTAGAGCAACTTAAAAAAGGAGAACTCGATATTATTATTGGAACCCATCGTTTGATTCAGCCGGATGTGGCGTTTAAGGATTTAGGGTTGGTGGTCATTGATGAAGAACAGCGTTTTGGAGTCAAACAGAAGGAAAAGTTTAAGGAGTTGCGTCGTGAAGTGGATATTTTAACATTGACGGCAACCCCGATTCCTCGAACCCTAAATATCAGTTTGCACGGGTTGCGTGATATCACCACCATCACCACTCCTCCTCCCGGTCGGTTGCCCATCGTGACCGAGGTGCGTCGATTTTCTTTTGGGTTGGCGCGTGATGCGATTTTGAGAGAAATAAAACGTGGAGGTCAGATTTATTTTTTGCATAATCGAGTGGAAACCATCAATGAGATGGCGGATCGACTTCGTAAATTGGTGCCGGAGGCTAAGTTTGTGGTGGCGCATGGCAAATTGAGCAGTTCGGATCTTGAAGAGCGAATCATGGCATTTAAAGATAAGAAATTTGATGTCTTGGTCAGTTCAACAATTATTGAAAACGGGATTGACCTTGCAAATGCTAATACGCTGATCGTGAATAAGGCGGAAAAATTTGGGTTGGCGCAATTGTATCAACTGCGAGGACGCGTGGGACGCAGTAAAACACAGGCGTACGCGTACTTTTTGTATCATGCGCAGCGATTGCCCATTGATGCCAAGAAACGCTTGCGTGCCATCGTGGAAGCGTCGGAATTAGGGTCCGGATTTCAGATCGCCATGAAAGATCTCGAAATTCGAGGAGCCGGAGATATTCTTGGTGCCAATCAGCATGGAGCGATTCACGTGGTGGGGGTGAGTCATTTTATTCGAATGTTGAATCAGGCGGTAGAAGATTTGAAGGAGGGTAAATTGACGGCTGAAACAGGGGAATTACCTCAAGAAGTATCCATCGAAATTCCGTTGCCGGCTTTTATTCCGGATGATTACATTGTGAGCTCGAAAGATAAAATCAGTGTGTATCAGAGGTTGGCAGCGGCAGATACCTTTGATTATTTGGAAGAATTGCGTGGGGATTTGATTGAAGATTATGGACGTATGCCTAAAGAAGTGGCGAATTTGTTTTATGTTTTGGAGATTAAAATGTTGGCGAAACGGGCCGGGCTTAGTAATGTTCGTGCGGAAAATATTTATGGAAAAGGGGAGCGAGAAATTGTTTTGTCCATGTCCAATCGAGTGAGACCCGAGCATATTTTGAATCTGTTGGAATACAATTCGAAATGGTTGGTGAGTGGGAATAAACTTAAAATTTCAATGGAAGCATTGGGGGTGAGTTGGGTGGAGGAATTAAAGGAAGGTTTAAAGAAACTTGGGAAAAAAGCGAAGAATATTCCGGGAAGTGTGGCGGAGAAATAAGGAGCTTGATTGACTTTTTTGGAAATTAGCTTATAATTTTTGTATTGTTCTTTGGCAATTCGGGGATGCATTGGTTTTGACAGGAAAGATCTTGTTTTTTATGGCCGTCACGGGGTTGCGCCGTCCCCCGTCAGATCCGTCCGGCGCAAATAATAAATGCTAACGAAAATTCGTTAACGGCTGCTTATCGCAATTTGACCACTCGCGGACTTTTGTCTGCAGCGGTTCTTGCGTAAAGTGGTTTCGCGACTGCCTTTTTGCGGTCCCGTCTTGAGAGGTGAGGCTCCATAGCCTTTTAAAGACGTCACTCATGGAGATCGGTTGTTGCGACCTAAGGGTTTTGTTGCAACGCCTAAAACCATAAACCCGCTTACGGCTTCTTTTTGACTGTTCTTAATGGCCGTAAGAATTAGAACAGCCTACGTCGGTAGAGGTAAAAAGCGAGCTTTCTTGGACGCGGGTTCGACTCCCGCCATCTCCACCATTTGTATTTTTTAATGAATTATTTATGAATTGGCAACGACCAAAAGAAAAACCTTCCTCACAAACAGAAGTTTTACAAACATTAAAGCTCTATGAACGTGATATGGTTTTTGCACAAACGTCAGCAGGGGGTATTCAACGTTTTTCTGTGAATGAAGTTTTTTCACAAAGAGGGAAATTAGATGTTTTTCCGATCTTATTAAATGGAACAGTTGATAGAGAAACAACAGGGGGGGTCCCTATTTCAATTAAAGCTCGAGACGTGGTTGCTGTTTTAAGAAATAGAGTATGGAATATTACCGAGGCCGGCCAACAATTAGGTATTAATTTAGAGAGCTTAGATAAAATCCTTACACCTCCTGCTCCTTCCCTTGTGGATGTTGAGCAGGGAAAATTTCGCGCAAAAAGAAAGGTAAGAGAGGTTATTTTAAGAGAATTGGGTCGTTCCACCAGGTGATAAAGAGTGTATTTTTTTATGCCTAACTAATCCGAATCAGAAAAAATAATCATCCAACGATTTCAGTAAAATTTCACGAAATAGTGCGAGGTCCAATGCCCAGCGTTTTTTTCTTGATTCCGCAAAAATAATAATAATTTTCACCGGTTCCTTTTCCCGAAGGATTTTTAGATTCAAAGATTTCCAGATTCGGAAACATCAAGCGTAATCGACGAGAGGAGATGATGGATTCATACGCCAGGGGGATTTCATCGTGGGCGTGAATGGCACGGTAGTCTTCATAGTTTTCAAACCATTCTTCCGCGACCCCAACAAAGCCTCCAGGCCTTAATACGCGCTGAATTTCTTGAGCCGATGCTTTTTTGATTCCATCATGCAAATGGTGAAAAAGAAAACCTGCGGCGCAGATATCGATGGAGTCGCTTTTTATGGGTAATTCATGACAAGAAGTCACGATTCCCTTGGAGGTTCTCAGTTTTGTTAAAATTTCAGATTTGAATTCCGGGCCGATCATGGCGTCCGGAAATAAAAAATTACGAGATTGGGTTTGTTCAATTACACGTTCCGACACGTCCAGCAAAATCAATTTTGCTTTTTTTAACAACGCAGGGTTTGCTCGTCCCAACTCTTGAAGAATGAGCATTCCGGTAATTGCACCAATGGCGGGACCTATATCTAAAATTTGGATTTGATCCACACTTTCCAAGCGACTTTTTTGGTTTTGAATGTAAATTTTTATGCCTCGCGCAATTCCCAAATTTCCTTGAATGGCAAAATAATCCACCATCATTTTTTCTTGAATGTAATCACGCAGCCCCCCAAATCGAATAATGGATGACGTGATGTAATCTTCTATGCGAACTGTTTTTCCTTTGTAAAGATTCATTGACACAGTTTTTAAGTTGAATAAATTTTTATCAAAATTACCATTTTTTTATTTTTCTTCTCGTTTCATCTTATTTATACATACAAATTGATATTCTTGCATCTACCTGTGTTTTGCTTTTGAAAATTCATCTTGAAGTTAATATAGGTTTGATTTACCGTATTGTCAATATTTCCTTACGCTTAATATTGTAAATTATGTTAGACAAACTCATTAAATTCGGTTTTCCGGAAAAAGAAGCGCGTGTTTATTTGGCTCTTTTGGAGTTGGGCCCTTCTTCGGTCAGCGAAATTGCAAAAAGAGCTCGTATCCCCAGGACCAATGCTTATCATTTGCTAAACACTTTGACCACCAAGGGGCTTGTGAGTACCAATGAAAAATCCTCCAAAATGGTTTTTATGGCGGAGGACCCTCAACGATTGGTTCAGCTTTTGAAAAATCAAAGCGAAGAATTTCATCGAATGCAACAAGAGGCCAAAGATTTACTTCCCGAGTTTTATTCCATTTATCATAAAGACGACGGAAAATTGAAAGTACGATTTTTTGAAGGAGTGGAGGGGCTGATCAGTGCCTATGAAGATACGTTAACGGCTCGCGATGAAATTTTGGGGTATGCTTCCGTGGAATATCAACATAATTTTTTTCCCGGTTATTTTCCCGCGTATTACACGCGTCGCACCAAGCGTGGGATTTCGGTGAAATGTTTTTTGGCAGACAGTCCGGAGTCTCGCAGGATTCAAGAGTTGGATAAAGCCCATCTTCGAGAAACCATGCTTCTTCCTTCTCGTTTTAGTATTTCTCCGGAGATCAATATTTATGACAATAAAATGGCCATTATTTCTTTGAAGGAAAAATTTGGGGCCATTATTGAAAGCAAGGAAGTGGCGGATGCGTTTAAGAAAATGTTTGAACTCGCGTTTGAACGATCCAAGCAATACAATAAAGAAATTCATACGGAAATCGCACAAGCAAAATCAAGGCCCAAGAATAAAACGAGCGGCAAGAAAAAATAGTTTTTACGTTGTTGAGGGTTTGTTCGGGGATGAAAGCAGTCCGGCACTTGCGTAAAAGAAAATCAGCAAGGGAGTGAATAAAAGACTGTTCACGAAAATTGAATGGATTAAGAGTCCCAGAAGTCCGGCAAAAAATCCCAGGGCTAAGCCGTTTTTTCGATTGAAAAAACTTATGTAAAGCAGGGCGCCTAAAAACCAAATATAAGTCACTAACCCTATCAGTCCGGTGGTGGCCCAAATGGTTAATAAAGTTGAGTCCGAGCCGGTGGCCGAGTGTTTTTTTAATTCTTTTACAAATCCATAATCGCGTTGAACATAAGAATAGGTATTGTATCCCACTCCGAGCCAAGGATGATCTTGGATGATAATCCATGCGTTTTGCCAGGATTCGATGCGGAGTCGGGCTGTGGCGTCCGGCAGTTCCGCGGAAGAGGAATCCATCAGTGATTGAGCGCTATAAATCATGTTCGTGAAACGATCGGCGGCTCGTTCTGAAACCGAGGAAAGTAATAAAACGGCGATCAATCCACCGATTAATAATTTGGGAGACTTGACTATTCCCAGAATTCCCATGGCTGCGATACAAGCCAAATAAGCACTGCGGGAATAGGTTAAAAAAAGCGCTAAAAATAATACTCCGGCCAAAAGAAAATAAGGCCAGGATTTTTTTAAAGGTAAGTTCAATGAAAAACCCAAAATTAAACTTATAACAAAGGCAAAGAGTCCTCCTACAAAATTGGGATCAAACCACGAAGAAAGCAGGCGGTTGATGTGCGGATCCCATCCCAGATTTTGGAATTCGGTAAAATTTGGGAAGAATTTGAGCTGAAGAAAACCCACTATTGCGAGGAGTCCCGCGCTCGCCAAGAGAATATGAAATAAACGAAGGTGTGTTTTTGGGTCGTTTTTTGTTAGGTCGGAAACAATAAAAATCAAAGCGCCATATTCGATGAATCGAACAAGATAAAGTCCACTTAAAAAAGTTTCTTTGAGGGTGAGTGCTTGAGAGCCGTTGAGGAGGGAAAGGGCTGCAATTCCCACAAAAGCCAGAAAGGGGGTGCTTAATTTTAAAGGGGGCCATGCGCGTTCCAAGAAAACCTTATCAAAGAGCCATACACCGGTTAAAAGAGCCAATAAAAGGTCGTTGGGAAGGAGCCCGTTGGCGGTGGCAAGGGGGAGTCGGGTCAATTCTCCCAATGCGGCGAAAAGGAAAATAAAGATAAGACTGATGAAGTAAAAACGTTTCATAATTGATGTTATAGTATCATGGCATGGAACCTTTTTTAATCGCCACCGCCAATCTTGGGAAATTCAAGGAAATTGCAACCGCATTGGAGTCGTTGCCGTATCGGTTTTTATCGTTGAAGGATTTGGGGTTTGAGGGGCAACAAGTCGAAGAAACCGGGGCCACTCATGAGGAAAATGCGCGCTTGAAGGCGGAATTTTTTTATCAAAAAACAGGGTACTTGACGTTGGGGGAGGATTCGGGGTTGGAAGTGGAGGCGTTGCAAGGGGAATTGGGACTTCACACGCGACGCTTTGGAGCCGGAGAAAAAGCGAGTGACGAGGAGTGGCTGCGTGTTTTTTTGGAACGAATGAAGGAAATAGTGCCCGAAAAAAGAAAGGCGCGATTTGTGTGTACTATGGTTTTAAAAACATTTCCAAAGGGAGAAGAATTTGTATTTGAGGGGGAAGCGCGAGGGTTTATTGTCCTCGGCCCCGAGGCTCCGATTTTGCCCGGTTTGCCCTTGAGCTCGGTGTTTAAGCCCGAGGGGTTTGATCGAGTGTATGCGGCATTAACTCATGATGAAAAAAACCAAATCAGTCATCGAGGACTCGCAGCCGGGAAAGTGGCTAAATTTTTATTGGTATAATTTTAGTTTGAAGCGGGTTCTTCTGTTGTTCCGTAGATCCCGCTGGGTTCGATGATCACCAAAAAAGAAAGAGGATTTTCGGTGGTTCCTTCGCTCATACTGCAATCATAGGTGGCTACGTTTTCGTTTTTTATGAATTGACGGCGAGATTCCGCGCTTGCATTGAGTTCCCATCCGTTTACAACCATGGCATCTTCCAAGAAGGCAAATAATTCGCCGCGTGTCATTGAATCCAGGGTGAAAAAATGATTTTCAACCGGGCTGTTCGCCGAGGATTGAGTAAGGATAGCATTTTCCGGGACGGCAATATCTTCCCAGCCCGGAATTGGGCCTGCGTAAAAATCCTGGGTTTTTTTGCAGCCGGTTAAGAAATTTAAACAGAGAATTGTTCCTAAAAGAAAAGAGGTTAAAACAATTTTAGACGAATGAAGGGTTTTCATTTTTGCGCTTGTTAAAGAGATAAAATGGCTTTTATGTGCGAAGCATAACGAAGAAAGCAGAGAGACGCAAGAGATAGCTTTACGGTCTTTCCATTGGCGTTGCGGGGGGCGCGGGGTCTTCGGTGGAAGTGGGAGTCTCCGCCGTGGAAGTGGTCCCGTATTGAACTTCAATGGTA from Candidatus Gracilibacteria bacterium includes the following:
- a CDS encoding methyltransferase domain-containing protein; protein product: MNLYKGKTVRIEDYITSSIIRFGGLRDYIQEKMMVDYFAIQGNLGIARGIKIYIQNQKSRLESVDQIQILDIGPAIGAITGMLILQELGRANPALLKKAKLILLDVSERVIEQTQSRNFLFPDAMIGPEFKSEILTKLRTSKGIVTSCHELPIKSDSIDICAAGFLFHHLHDGIKKASAQEIQRVLRPGGFVGVAEEWFENYEDYRAIHAHDEIPLAYESIISSRRLRLMFPNLEIFESKNPSGKGTGENYYYFCGIKKKTLGIGPRTISGNFTEIVGGLFFLIRIS
- a CDS encoding non-canonical purine NTP pyrophosphatase; the encoded protein is MEPFLIATANLGKFKEIATALESLPYRFLSLKDLGFEGQQVEETGATHEENARLKAEFFYQKTGYLTLGEDSGLEVEALQGELGLHTRRFGAGEKASDEEWLRVFLERMKEIVPEKRKARFVCTMVLKTFPKGEEFVFEGEARGFIVLGPEAPILPGLPLSSVFKPEGFDRVYAALTHDEKNQISHRGLAAGKVAKFLLV
- the dnaN gene encoding DNA polymerase III subunit beta, which translates into the protein MKVLCTQKNLAFALNLVNRAVNPNTTLPVLNNILIKAESKKLYFSTTNMEVAMTYFIDAEVLNEGAITIPSKLITNYVSLLKDEEVELKIEEGFNLSIKTPFSYTKIKGINSSEFPVIPEIGKGETFSLESKVFEESINQTVFAASTNISRPVLTGILFRAEKKKLYMVATDSYRLAEKIVFLKKEIDNNFDYIIPSRTLAELGKILGFFGETEVECQVTKNQIQFSVQNLKILSRLIEGNFPDYQRIIPTTSKTNIKANVQDLILAVKKVSLFVQETNNNIKVSVTNNGKLIVSTDETQIGEGTAEIDVEIEGENNKIALNAQYLLEMLSHTKTEKIHLHIDNKLAPVKITSPQKEVDYIHIIMPLKL
- the mfd gene encoding transcription-repair coupling factor; this encodes MKFSHPRNQEVLDLFGEHRYVTLSGGGNFSSKSFVVSDVLDQYPDLNKLVWVVNDFGEQEAVARALHDWSALEVEILEDEGTYPSLIRVISSLQDPHRKVAVILTSARLLKLFPDHHQIEQTIQRLKVGDEISPVNLFESLIESGYEVSEDSYLEPGFYLRHGDVLDVFPINSKHPYRVEFDFETILAIYAYDQTTQTKIHETKSVAIYPLKTLEAKSLLWDFLGAGTLFVEDELDLNEGSYESVSAMIKKRPNDVGYLLFTSFLEEDNYHHYLHYLSVLKYQNKLDFIENMKEKMYEKWRVYLFTKNKEELKSLFADRNISILDDPSKAEEGEKAVVFFELGKDQPFPHAFQNPHLKFALLTDREILGLRDTSHKDPSQHAVYLDFLTGLKMGDYVVHSDHGIALFRGLDKRTIDEVTREYLRLDYAENDRLFVPIDQADKVSKFIGSGDQPPRLTRLGSSEWVTITNKVKKETQKIAKELLKLYAERLSAKGHPFKADNDTQHLFEEAFPYEETPGQLKAIRDVKHDMELPKPMDRLVCGDVGFGKTEVAMRAAFKAVQNKKQVAVVSPITILADQHYKSFVKRMEGFHVRVEMMSRFRTQSEQRKILEQLKKGELDIIIGTHRLIQPDVAFKDLGLVVIDEEQRFGVKQKEKFKELRREVDILTLTATPIPRTLNISLHGLRDITTITTPPPGRLPIVTEVRRFSFGLARDAILREIKRGGQIYFLHNRVETINEMADRLRKLVPEAKFVVAHGKLSSSDLEERIMAFKDKKFDVLVSSTIIENGIDLANANTLIVNKAEKFGLAQLYQLRGRVGRSKTQAYAYFLYHAQRLPIDAKKRLRAIVEASELGSGFQIAMKDLEIRGAGDILGANQHGAIHVVGVSHFIRMLNQAVEDLKEGKLTAETGELPQEVSIEIPLPAFIPDDYIVSSKDKISVYQRLAAADTFDYLEELRGDLIEDYGRMPKEVANLFYVLEIKMLAKRAGLSNVRAENIYGKGEREIVLSMSNRVRPEHILNLLEYNSKWLVSGNKLKISMEALGVSWVEELKEGLKKLGKKAKNIPGSVAEK
- a CDS encoding helix-turn-helix domain-containing protein, giving the protein MLDKLIKFGFPEKEARVYLALLELGPSSVSEIAKRARIPRTNAYHLLNTLTTKGLVSTNEKSSKMVFMAEDPQRLVQLLKNQSEEFHRMQQEAKDLLPEFYSIYHKDDGKLKVRFFEGVEGLISAYEDTLTARDEILGYASVEYQHNFFPGYFPAYYTRRTKRGISVKCFLADSPESRRIQELDKAHLRETMLLPSRFSISPEINIYDNKMAIISLKEKFGAIIESKEVADAFKKMFELAFERSKQYNKEIHTEIAQAKSRPKNKTSGKKK
- a CDS encoding O-antigen ligase family protein, with translation MKRFYFISLIFIFLFAALGELTRLPLATANGLLPNDLLLALLTGVWLFDKVFLERAWPPLKLSTPFLAFVGIAALSLLNGSQALTLKETFLSGLYLVRFIEYGALIFIVSDLTKNDPKTHLRLFHILLASAGLLAIVGFLQLKFFPNFTEFQNLGWDPHINRLLSSWFDPNFVGGLFAFVISLILGFSLNLPLKKSWPYFLLAGVLFLALFLTYSRSAYLACIAAMGILGIVKSPKLLIGGLIAVLLLSSVSERAADRFTNMIYSAQSLMDSSSAELPDATARLRIESWQNAWIIIQDHPWLGVGYNTYSYVQRDYGFVKELKKHSATGSDSTLLTIWATTGLIGLVTYIWFLGALLYISFFNRKNGLALGFFAGLLGLLIHSIFVNSLLFTPLLIFFYASAGLLSSPNKPSTT